One stretch of Miscanthus floridulus cultivar M001 chromosome 18, ASM1932011v1, whole genome shotgun sequence DNA includes these proteins:
- the LOC136520591 gene encoding O-fucosyltransferase 7-like: MPARRKVRPAGAAARRAALRWWLLSLAAAGATVTAAAALLAVALHVSGLAAPSSASSGAPYRLSQPREIEELRWEQEFAPPQLASPRKLDGVADDAAGKRLWLPAPARRFVPCVAPSPEYRSPVVSRGYLLVHTNGGLNQMRAGISDMVAVARVLNATLIIPELDKKSFWHDKSNFSDVFDEEHFINSLANDVKVEKKLPKELVKAPKSVRYFKSWSGVDYYEDEISPLWDHRQVIRAAKSDSRLANNHLPPDIQKLRCWAFFQSLRFAPPIEALGKLLVERMRSFGPYIALHLRYEKDMLAFSGCTYGLSQTESEELAMIRENTTYWKVKDIDPLEQRSHGYCPLTPKEVGMFLSGLGYPSSTPVYIAAGEIYGGESHMVDLQSRFPILMNKEKLASAEELRPFSQYAAQMAALDYIVSVESDVFIPSYSGNMARAVAGHRRFLGHRKTISPDRKALVRLFDKVGSGLLKEGERLSQRIIDIHQKRQGSPRKRKGPVSGTKGKDRFRSEEAFYENPFPDCLCQPGSPASDDSLGSI, encoded by the exons ATGCCGGCGCGCCGGAAGGTGAGGcccgcgggcgcggcggcgcggcgtgcCGCGCTGCGGTGGTGGCTGCTCTCCCTCGCAGCCGCGGGCGCCaccgtcaccgccgccgccgcgctgctcgCCGTCGCGCTCCACGTCTCCGGCCtcgccgcgccctcctccgcctcctccggcGCGCCCTACCGCCTCTCGCAGCCGCGGGAGATCGAGGAGCTGCGGTGGGAGCAGGAGTTCGCACCGCCGCAGCTCGCGTCGCCACGAAAG CTGGACGGCGTGGCGGACGACGCGGCGGGGAAGAGGCTGTGGCTGCCGGCGCCGGCACGGCGGTTCGTGCCCTGCGTGGCGCCGTCACCGGAGTACAGAA GCCCGGTGGTGTCGAGGGGGTACTTGCTCGTACACACCAATGGAGGACTCAACCAGATGCGCGCTGGG ATCAGTGATATGGTGGCAGTTGCGCGCGTACTTAATGCTACACTCATCATTCCAGAGCTTGATAAGAAATCATTTTGGCATGACAAAAG CAACTTTTCAGATGTCTTTGATGAAGAACACTTCATAAATTCTTTAGCTAATGATGTGAAAGTTGAGAAAAAACTGCCAAAGGAGTTGGTGAAAGCTCCAAAGTCTGTTAGGTACTTCAAGAGTTGGTCTGGAGTAGATTATTATGAGGATGAGATCTCTCCACTGTGGGACCATCGCCAG GTCATTCGAGCTGCTAAGTCAGATTCCCGCCTTGCAAACAACCATCTTCCTCCTGACATTCAGAAGCTTCGTTGTTGGGCCTTTTTCCAATCACTGAGATTTGCTCCCCCAATTGAAGCTCTAGGCAAA CTATTGGTGGAGAGGATGAGGTCATTTGGGCCGTATATTGCTTTGCATTTGCGCTATGAGAAGGATATGCTTGCCTTTAGTGGCTGCACATATGGTTTATCACAGACAGAATCAGAAGAACTTGCAATGATCAG AGAAAACACAACCTACTGGAAGGTGAAGGACATTGATCCATTAGAACAAAGATCCCACGGGTACTGCCCCTTGACACCAAAGGAAGTCGGCATGTTTCTTTCTGGGCTAGGGTATCCATCAAGCACCCCAGTCTACATAGCTGCAGGGGAAATATATGGAGGTGAATCACATATGGTTGATTTACAATCAAGGTTCCCTATTCTGATGAACAAG GAAAAACTTGCCTCAGCTGAGGAGTTGCGGCCTTTCAGCCAATATGCTGCTCAAATGGCAGCTTTAGATTATATTGTTTCAGTGGAGAGTGATGTCTTTATTCCATCTTATTCGGGGAACATGGCACGGGCTGTTGCAGGTCACAGGCGTTTCCTTGGCCATAGGAAGACAATCAGTCCTGACAG GAAAGCACTAGTTCGATTGTTTGACAAAGTTGGTAGTGGATTACTAAAGGAAGGGGAGAGGCTATCGCAAAGGATAATAGACATCCACCAGAAAAG ACAAGGCTCTCCACGGAAACGAAAAGGTCCGGTCTCAGGAACAAAGGGCAAAGACAGATTTAGGTCAGAAGAGGCATTTTATGAGAACCCTTTTCCTGACTGCCTGTGTCAACCAGGGTCTCCAGCCAGCGATGATTCTCTTGGCAGCATCTAA